In Cicer arietinum cultivar CDC Frontier isolate Library 1 chromosome 1, Cicar.CDCFrontier_v2.0, whole genome shotgun sequence, one DNA window encodes the following:
- the LOC101489289 gene encoding protein arginine N-methyltransferase PRMT10: MGTSENAASGGRGAAVPKEVDYANYFCTYSFLYHQKEMLSDRVRMDAYFNAVFENKHHFKDKVVLDVGAGSGILAIWSAQAGAKKVYAVEATKMSEHARALVKANNLDHIVEVIEGSMEDINLPEKVDVIISEWMGYFLLRESMFDSVICARDRWLKPTGVMYPSHARMWMAPIRTGIVEQKAGDYQSAMGDWHNFVDETKAFYGVDMSTLAKPFAEEQRKYYLQTSLWSNLHPHQVIGTAGIIMEIDCLTATVADIEKVSSKFSLSITMENTKLCGFGGWFDVHFRGRSEDPAEHEIELTTAPSVDYCTHWGQQVFLLNPPTHVSQGDELSVNFLMSRSKENHRLMEVELGCEIQKHSGKLIAPFKNKYYIE, encoded by the exons ATGGGGACCTCTGAAAACGCCGCCAGTGGCGGCCGAGGTGCCGCCGTCCCTAAAGAGGTTGACTATGCGAATTACTTCTGCACTTACTCCTTCCTCTACCACCAAAAAGAGATGCTCTCCGATCGTGTTCGCATGGACGCTTACTTCAATGCCGTTTTTGAAAACAAACATCACTTCAAGGACAAG GTTGTTTTGGATGTGGGAGCTGGAAGTGGCATTCTTGCTATATGGTCAGCTCAGGCAGGTGCGAAGAAGGTGTATGCAGTTGAAGCTACTAAGATGTCTGAACACGCACGTGCACTTGTCAAAGCAAATAATCTTGATCACATTGTCGAAGTCATTGAGGGCTCCATGGAGGATATTAATTTGCCAGAGAAAG TTGATGTCATCATCTCTGAATGGATGGGTTATTTTCTTCTGCGCGAATCTATGTTTGATTCTGTTATATGTGCCCGTGACCGCTGGCTCAAACCAACAGGAGTGAT gtATCCTAGTCATGCTCGCATGTGGATGGCACCTATCAGGACTGGGATAGTAGAACAAAAAGCTGGTGATTACCAGTCAGCTATGGGTGATTGGCACAACTTTGTCGATGAAACAAAAGCCTTCTATGGTGTTGACATGAGCACTTTGGCGAAGCCTTTTGCTGAGGAGCAGAGGAAATACTATCTACAG ACATCATTGTGGAGCAATCTTCATCCACATCAAGTCATAGGAACTGCTGGTATAATAATGGAAATTGACTGTTTGACTGCCACAGTGGCTGACATAGAGAAAGTTAGTTCAAAATTTTCTCTATCAATAACTATGGAAAACACAAAATTATGTGGATTTGGAGGGTGGTTTGATGTACATTTTCGG GGACGAAGTGAGGATCCAGCTGAACATGAAATTGAGTTAACTACTGCTCCTAGTGTAGATTACTGTACACATTGGGGCCAGCAG GTTTTCCTATTAAATCCTCCTACACATGTGAGTCAAGGTGATGAGTTAAGTGTTAATTTTCTGATGAGTCGCTCGAAGGAAAACCATCGTTTGATGGAGGTTGAACTTGGGTGTGAGATTCAAAAGCATTCTGGCAAGCTTATTGCACCTTTCAAAAATAAGTACTACATTGAATGA